The DNA sequence GAGCAGATCAATACTGATGGCGGAAGCAACGGTGGAAGCAGCAGTTCTGAAGAAACAGCTTCAACAGAAGACAGTGGATCTTCAAACAATTCTTCCAGTGTCAATATCTCTTCTTCTGAGCAGGATCTGCTTGAGCGTCTTGTTACTGCAGAAGCACAGGGTGAACCTTTCAATGGTAAAGTCGGTGTAGCAGAAGTAGTATTGAACCGTGTTGAATCAGGGGCATTCCCTAATAGTGTCAGTGGAGTAATTAACGAGCCTGGTCAATTTGATCCTATCCGAAATGGCTCTATTAATAATGCAGCTTCCAGCCAGTCTAAAGAGGCAGTACAGGAAGCTCTCGGTGGAAGTTCCAACGTAGGAAATGCCATTTTCTTCTACAATGCTGACATTGCAACAAACAGATGGTTGGATTCTCAGCCTACTCAATCCAAGATTGGTCAGCACACATTTAAAAACTAATTTTATTATTTAAAGAGAGGAGTTGCCGCTCCTCTCTTTTTTACGTCTTCCTTTTTACAGGGATTAATAAACATGAAATTAAGAGAAATAGGAAAATTCTATCGACACTGAAGATTTTAGCCAGTGTCGATAGAACTGTCCGCCCTCGATTTTTGAACCGTTTCTTATATTAAGGCTACCTTGAAAATAAAGTAGATAAGCGATGAACGTACGCTTTCGTTTCCATGGGGACGCTTTCCGGGCGGGCCGGCCTCAGCTGATCCCTTCCTTCCTGCGGTCGGGAGGGATGGATCTTCGGCTCGTCCTCCATCGCCCCGGAGTCGCCCCGTGTCCTCTTCCGCTTACGGTAAAAAGATAGAGAAGTATCTGCCATCTAATAAAGAAAATTCCTTCTTGAAAATCATTCATACCACCTTTATAGATAGGGAATTCCATTCCTGTAAAAGGGGATTTTCATCCTTCATGGTGCAAGGCTTTTGCATGAGTGTCTCTGTTAAAGCTCCATGTTGTTATTGGATTGCCTGCGGCTCTTTTTTCTTCGCCTGCCGCGGAGAAAGCCTTCAGCTCTCCCTCCCTGTCGTCCGATAGGATCTTCCCGCTTTCTTTT is a window from the Alkalicoccus halolimnae genome containing:
- a CDS encoding cell wall hydrolase; the protein is MKKLFTGVTAVTVGASMLFASSVSAHTVESGDTMYNIASENSMSLDELVDLNPQINNPSVISIGEQINTDGGSNGGSSSSEETASTEDSGSSNNSSSVNISSSEQDLLERLVTAEAQGEPFNGKVGVAEVVLNRVESGAFPNSVSGVINEPGQFDPIRNGSINNAASSQSKEAVQEALGGSSNVGNAIFFYNADIATNRWLDSQPTQSKIGQHTFKN